In the Archocentrus centrarchus isolate MPI-CPG fArcCen1 chromosome 11, fArcCen1, whole genome shotgun sequence genome, AGAAAAAACTATTCAAAGGCATCtctgaaaccatttttttttttttaaatgatggcaCTGATTTATTCTCACATTACTGATTGCAGCATTTGAATCATTAATGAGTACTCAAAAGGAATTCAAAGAGTGCATCCTCTGCCAAAGCAATCCAGATCAGCACCAAAATTTAGTGATGTCTTTCCTTGCTGATGCTCCACCTCCCTGCCGGGTTTCATGTCATTCTGCTGCTAAAAAAAGCAGATTAATTAGGTTCAGAGTTTATGAGCTTCCCGCTGCCACACTTCAAACCGTTTATCAATTCACTTCCTTGCAATCCCAGGAAAAATAATTTTCTCTCCACAgtttgaaatgtgtgttttaaagctTCCTGtgatcagagctgctgctcgtTTTAGCTGCTCAGGTGAGGAATGTGAGCATCTCTGCGTGCTGAGGCCGCGTCTGTGACTCATCggactgctctttgtttcctgctgtgtcgAAACTGTGACAGGATGTGGCGCCGGATTGCATCACTCCCTCTGTTTGGGAAGCGTGTGCCGTTTAGGTTTCCTGCAGATGCTGCCAGGCATACATGTTGCATCATGTGACTTCAAATGCAGCACCGTTTAACATCTTCATGCCAGCAAATCTTATTATTCTGCAAGACCGCTTAAAAAGAGGGAGATTTTGGCTGTTCCCCCGATGACATTCCTGTTAAACTGTGCGGCAGAATTTGAATCGTTACATTTTATCTGGATTCTGCTCAGAAACGCTTTCTTCATAACAGACGGGCTGGTGGTGCAAAGGTGACATGGTGAAATGGTGCTGAAGGGCGTGGCCGCGCTCTAATATCAGCGTACGATACATGAGCGGAACATGTTTCAAGACGTCGAGGCGTGGAGGAATGAAGAGAATTTCTTAGAGGGTCATTAAGAGGCAAACATGACAAAGAAAATCACAGACTGGGGGAGTCACACTTTACACTCAAAAGTCCTGCTAATATGCTgaacaacaaaaatacaaactagAGTAGTTCTCACGGGGCGCATCATTAGTATAGAGTACTTAGTAAAGTACCATTAACCTCCTAATAGGGAGGGAAACAAATGGCAGATATTAAGAGAGCCAGATAACAAACACAAATCTAAATTTCTAAACTTTTTACAAAGCAGTGGAGAAACGTGGAAAAGTCCTTTCCGAAGGGCAGAAAGCTCGGCTCTCTCCAGGCCAAACCAGTTTGTAGAACCTCTCAGTGACAGATACAAACACCCAAAGACCTGAAAACCAGCATGTGGACACTTATTAACCCCTTCATCCTGGTTTGATATTTCAGACACCTTGTTCTTCCTGTTTCAGTCCAGCTCCACATGAAGTGGTTTTCCCAGTTTGTTGAGGAACAACAGTCTCTGAGAGTCAACTCATGTCTGCCAACATCAGCAAATCAGGAAACTGTTTTTAGACAGAATGCTGGTGTCAGAGGCCAGCGCAGGGCTCAGATAAGCACAGGCCAAACTTTACTATCAGTTTCAGCCACAGTGACACTAGTTTAGCAGTTGGTTCAGCTTCACACCAACAACCAAACATGCTCTGCAGTTGGCTCCTCCTTTCTCACCCCATTAGTCAGCTGAGATGCTCACCTGCACCCCCCAGTTTGACATATCAGGAAACAAGAGTACTTACGGTACTTTCTGCCGGCAGTAGAAGAATAAGCCGATGGCTACTCCGACTGCAGCGAGGACGCCGATGACGATTCCAGCGATGGCACCATCAGAGAGACCGTCCAACGACCCCTCCTCTGTGAAAACAGTCACTGGTCGATCAGTTTATTCTGGGAAGCGGATAAACACTGTTTATGCCTCAGCCCTGAGCAGAAACCGCACAGAAGAATGTGTGACTCAGTGTGATTGTGGGTGGCTGAGCTGTGACTAACTTCTGTGGAAGTGATCTGTAATGCTGATAAATGTATAGGACTGATGACAACCTGACGCATCATGTAAAGATTCAACAGAAACCGCGTTCCAACATAACAGTCGACGGGCAGCAAACCGTGACGCCCGCGAGCTCAAaccacaaatgaaaactgaaacacaaacttaaaaacaaatgacaacaaaactgTTGTTTAGCTGGTTACAAAGTCTCATTtctgtttggagaaagaaaacgATGCGGAAAATTAGTTCAGGATGGTGTTACCattatccatccagccatcctcttccacttatcctgttcaggtttATGTTTATGTAGCTTAATAAATCAAAAgtccaaaagaaaataaagtactGGTACATTTTTAATCAGGGATGATTAAAATACAGTTGGCCTCATGTAGAAGAATTTGGTCAATAACTTCAGAGGTTTGTAAAGACCTTAAGAACTGGACTTGCTGTTTTTTGGGTTAAAGCCATATGCAAATGACATGAACTGGTTGGGTTTCTTTTAAGCTCTGTGATGATGCCAGACAAACAAATACAGAGGTCACGTGTTGGCAGAACACTCTGGCTCTGCTCTTCTGTTGGTTGATTGAGAAATTTGTTTTAAGATGTAAACTCGGTGCAGGTTTGGCTGTGCAGAGCTGATGCAGGAACAGTCTTTACTGGGTTGCAGGCTTGGAGTTTACCTTTGACAGACAGTATGTGGCTGGCTGTGGTGGTCTTGCCGGTGATGATGTTGTACGCCTCGCATGTGTATGTTCCACTGTCTTTGTATGACGCACTTTGGATGCTGTAGACCGGAGTAGTGACTTTAGTGTCAGTGCCGTTTAACTTCCACGTGTAGCGGGCAGCAGGAACCGATGGGGCGGAGCAGGTGAGGGTCTCCTGTCGGTTTACCTCTGTGGCTTTAGCACCTGTTACAGTCGGTTGTTCGGGACCATCTGgacacaaaatgaaaagataagTGGGTTTATAATTTGGATTTAACTGTATCACCTCCCACACATTTCAGTGTTCACACAGCGACTGCTGAAAACATGTCAGGAACACGTTATTTTTTCTCAACATGTGTGGACGTCCATTTACACTGAACATTATGTAATGTACAGCTACAAATATCAACTATTGAATTAGCATGTTTATTGACTTTTTACTTAGTGAGGACCATCAATAACCTCCTAGTTACTAATTACTGATAGTAAAATAGGAAGCTGTTATGTGGATTATGGTCTTTGCTCACAGTTGGCTTTATAAAAACCTCCCAATTGGTTCATCTGAGAGAAATATCTGCTGCATTTTGGAATGAGGGGCACTGGAGTTCATTTATCTCCCACTTCCCACCATGAAGGATCTTATTGTTGGTGTTCCTGTCTGCAGTCCTGTTTTTACTAATAATGATTGAAAATAAATCTGTGAAGTTCGACTTTCTTCTTTTCACTGATTGGGGACAAAACCGGTGACTCTCAATAGACCTCCGGTTTTTTTAATGCGTCCCGTTGCTTAAAAACAGGATGCGTTACCTGCAGTAGCTGTGAGAAAGTGTGAGAAGGGgcaaatttaaaatgggaaCCTGTGTGGGTTAATAAGCATCCAAATATTACTGAAATTCTACTTTGAGTGGAGAAGATATTTCCAGTTTCTAAGAATGAGTCATCTAACACCACTATTACTTTAAGTGTAATTAAAGGTGGGACTACCACTGTATAAGACCCATAACTGGAAGGTTATTAACAGAAATctcttaaataaatataaatgaatatttttaagtactgaattacacacacacttgctggTGTTTATTTGAATTTAGAGGAATGCCAATAAAAAACAATCACACACCCATAAATGCATCATAATGTGTCACCGTAAAGCCTGGCAGCACATGTTCAAGCATCGTAGCAAAGCAAACACTTACAGTTGACCACCATCGTGTAGACGCCATCTTTGCTGTTGATGGCATTCCTGGCGCGACATGTGAAATTTCCGTTGTCCCCTTTCTGCAGTACGGTGATAAACACTGACCTCCTGTCAGTGCTAAAAACCATCCGGGGGTCCTCAGACAGAGGTTTGCCATCTTTGAGCCACTCCACGGTCTCCACGGTGCCCCCCGTCACCTGGCAGCTGAAGTTGGCCGAGCTGTTGCCGGTGATGAGGAGACCAGTCGGACCCTTGAGTTCAGCACTTGTAATACCCTCTTAGAAAGTTAAAGGGGAGAGGCATGGATGTTAATTCCCTTTCTGTAGGCAGTAAACTTTATTGTGATCATTCtactcatatttattttattttaggcaAATATTGCATCAAGTGACATGAAAGACGtatgaaatatattcatttagTGCTCAGAACAAAGGTGCACAGACTGAATAGACTGTGAAGTGCTTTTTATGCTAATGTGCAGCAGGGGGTCTGAGAAAGTGGCCCCACTTCCCACCCGATTTACAACCTGGAAAAACATTCCTGGTGTGTCCTAGAAGCCATTTTTCAGTCTTAcgacatgatgttcattttgtaacttCTGGTCTGTTTTGGCTCATGATGTAGGGCGTGGCTACCTTTGACTGCTATGCTGCAACAGTAGGAGCATTACTAAcatctgattaaaaataaaaattaaaaaaaagacattgatGGCCAATTGCCAAACTCAGGACCTCCCAAACAATGAGCAAAGCTTCAAAAAGCTGGATCCAATATATCCCACAGTGCAGCTGCACGTGATTTCTGATGAGGGCCACCGCTTCtgctaaacacacacattactcaCACACTgtgagcacttggtgacagtgggaaggaaaaactccctttaaacaggaagaaacctgcagcagaaccaggctcagggagggggggtcatctgctgaggggagggTGAGAGATAATAATGAAGTGATTGTGAAGAAGGAttatcatgggaaccccccagcagccttggcctatagcagcataactaaggggtggttcagggtcacctgatccagccctaactataagctttatcataaaggaaagttttaagcctaatctgaaaaacagagagggtgtctgtctcctgaatccaagctgggtgCTGGTGAAACCTTTCGCATGCTCCCTCTTAACATCCACACTCTCTTCATCTTTTGCTTTCCGCTGATAACAGATCCACAGTTTGGTACTTCAATTTGAATAAactcttttttaaataaatgcattctGTGGGTTTCCTGATTCTCAGTAATCTTAGGTTAATTTGTGAAAATCTGGGagcttctgtttcttttcttcacaCAAACtcgccctcctcctccctcccccaccaacaaaaataaaagaacagaaaCTCCTCAGGGCACCACACGAAGCTGGCCTCCAACCCAGCAGGTTTCTGACAGGTCGGCCTCccccgcccccacccccacagaaATGAGCCAGTATGAAAACAACATCCTTCAAAAGCAGGAACAAAAGGATTCCTGGACTGTAAATGACAGCGTGCACTCTGTCACACCTCACAGGTAAAAACTGAGGGTCACTGCTGCATGAATAAGCGTCACAGTCATAGGTATTATGACTATTGTGAGTCCATTTAACAGTCTCATACCTCAGAGACATGTCACCTAGAAAATAACAGCTTTGCTTCGGTTTGTCTGCTCTGTGAACTGACAGCAAACTTCTGCTTCAGTCTCGATAGATTAGATTTCCACAGAGTTCAGGTATCTGCGTGGCACCTGTTTTTCAAACTGAAACATCTTTAAGAAATCATACCAGCCCTCCCACATTTAAAGTTCTTCTTGCCCAAATTAAGAATTTCAAGCAAACTGTTTCTAAAATTTGGCACGTAGGGTCTGTTTATGTCAAACTATATCAAGagtgaaaaaaacacaatagtgTGAGTGATTACATAAATGCAGCACAGCCTGAGGAAAGAGTCTCTGTTGTTGAGCTACCTGAAAGGGTTAAACGGAAAGATCCAAGAATGGCAGGAGACACAAATGCCTTTAGGGTTGCATCAGCAAGGTACCGGGTGTAAACATCAAAATATGCTGAGCTCCCACAGAAATGTCATGTATGAATATCAGGACCATAAAATTCTGCACTGAACAGGATAATCATAAACAGGATTTTCTCCTGTTAGTGCTGCGTTCACTTTGTAGTAACAGTACAGTTGGAGTTCATGCCTGTCAGAAAGCAGTTTCACAGAAAGCTGAGTTACTTACTCATAACGCCGAAGGAAACCCCTGCTGAAGTGGCATTGCGTTTGGTCTTGGCATTTTCGGCACTGCAGGTGAAGCCAGTCGTCGCTGTGATTTTGTGTGCTTCGATTACATTCAGAGTGAGGTTAGGACCGGTGGCCTCCATCAGCGACCCGTTAGAGAACCATTTGAAGGAGGCGGGCGGCAGGGAGACGGCCGAGCAGGTCAGGCTGAACGTGGAACCAGATTCGACAAACTTGGGTGGGTTTGCAGGGGTGATGGCGACGTTATCGGGTCCATCTGTGGAGCACATGGAGAGTGGGAATCCAGCATCAGTGAAGGGCCTACGACGAGACTGCAGACGTTCAAGGGTTCACAGCTTTACCGTATTTACTGTAATATTGATCACTGCTGTTCAGAGATTCTTAATGTGGGATTATTTTCTCTACCAGTAAAACTCATTTTTGCCATTATATGAATCTTAATATAACCTTGTAGATTATCAGTAATCATATTATCAATGTAAGCCTGGCAATTTGATGACATACTAACAAATCAAAGAAATCTTTCCAGTCTGAGAGGCAAACTGTAgttctacagcttcattattaTCATGATCCTTTTAGACACTAAAAACACCATAATAAACAGCTGAAGGACTCTGGGGGCTTTTAAATAGCTAAAAATCATCTTCTCATCAACATATTTGGATGTGTTTACTCAAAGCATTACAAAAGCTTTAACTAGGAGCACTCTGTTTAGTTTATCAAAGGGGTTTTACACACAAGCTGCCATCATACCCTTATAAAGAAACAGATTTCCCCCTCGTGCTAACGAGGAGCGGCTTCCAGACCAGAGGAAAGGCTCCTGAGGTGCAGCACTgagctctgattaattaataacagGGTTCAACTGTGGTCGGTGCGGTTTCTCACTGCCTTTCAGGTTAGTCATGGAGAAGGAGTGGAAGCACCGGCCACTGTGTACACAGTGTCGTTTGAGCACAGACTGAGAGGGAgcgcctcacacacacacacacacacacacacgtaaaacACAGGAGTCTCACAGCTGAAAGGCTGCTAAAGATGCTCATTTATGCCTGAGTGTGTTCATAGGAATGGTCACGTCTCACCGACAGTGTTACACTGAGCATCAAAGACTATTTAGGACAGTTTCCTGCTGGGGTGTGAAGGCCTGACCGTGACTGACTCGGGTTTGACCTTCTTTTGTTGTCCGACAGGTGTGGAGCTCATTCAGCCAGGTGCAATGTTCCCAACAATGTAACAATGACCAACTGCCACAGCTGACAGGAAATACCAGTAACAAGAATGCCAAATACGTGGATTTGATGTTCTTCAAAAACATGTCACCAATAAATCAGTTATTGATAATTAGAGTATGCAGCAGAGAGCACTGAATGGTTATTCATCACGCAATATATCCTGTTTACAACTGCTCACGGTCCTTGaggaaaaacagtttgtacagaGGGTGGTGCGCCAGGGATGATCACGCATTCATTCAACACCTTCGCCTTCTAGAAAATGAACCTGCTCAGTATTTTTGTGACACTCTGCCAAGCTGGAATTTCTCTATAAATCTGTATTTCAGCCCAAGGTTGGTGCAAGACCAGAGGTCACCAAGACCAGTAAAACAAACCCACTGCCAGCACGTTAGGACACGTCGGTGAGCGAGGACAGGCCGTCTTTCCAAGAAAACAGCAATTTTCGTGACTTGGCAGGTGTGCATTAGACTTCAGGCTCTATCCTCCAGGAGCAACAACACTCTTCCAGCTTTTTAAAAGCTGAGCACAAAAATGTGCCAGATAATAAAGTCTGCCATTTGTTAGataattgctttaaaaatgctccacaagTCAGCAGCACAGTGATTCAGCGTTTAGcgctgtcgcctcacagcaaggaggtTCTGTGTTCAAGCCCACCTGTTTGGACTAGACTTGGACTTTAAACTAAAGCAGCCTCAGAAAATCCAAAGATGTGCATGCTGGGTTAACAGGTGGTTCCACCTGAGCGACATGTCTAGGCTCTAACCTCCCAGCCTTCTCTGAGAGCATCAGGGACTCAAACTAGCAGGTGAAGCTGAGCACTCAGCACCCGTGTGTCTCTGAAAGCAGCCTGACTCAAATCTAAATGAGTGAGTTAAATCAAAATTCACTCCCATGCAGCTATAAAAAGGAGCAAATTAGCCACCGGAGACCCAAACCTTTTGGTCcgaggctgtaaacatgttcacGTCTGCTTTAGAGGAACTGCATCTTTTTGGAACTTCAGATCTGGATCATTTGTATATTGGTGGTTGGCTTCAACCAAGCAGTTTCATTCAGCTTATCAGAAAAGCAGCCGTGTGGCTGCAGTACTTACAGTAGACAGTGAGGTTGAAGGGGGCGCTGGTCTTGTTCGTCAGCGCGTTAGAGGCTGTGCAGTAGATGGGGCCTGTCAGGTCTGACCGGAGGACATTCCCGATGGTCAGCGTGCTGGAAGAGTCCCCCTGTGATACAAACcgaagcagaaaaaaacaaatgaagagaACGACTCAGGAGGAACACCAAACACAGGAATAAAGTCACATATGAACTGACTCTTGTCAGAGTGATTCTTTTGCCGTCGTCCACGATGGCCGTGGTGCCGTTGGTCCATTTGAAGCTGAGTGCAGAGCCTTTAGCGGTGCAGGTAAGAGCCACGGTGCTGCTGTATTCAATCGCTTCAGGCAGGTTGGACTTGATGACCACTTCGGACACTGGCTCTGCAGGGAGAAACACGAGGAAACACAAGCATAACACAGATGCTGAACATTGCATTTTATGTGAAACTAACTACACAAATGGAACAAATTCAGCAACTctggtgctgttttttttttttctcttacctGCAGTTATTTTAAGTGCAGAGTCATCTGCCATATGATTAAGCATGGTCATCCAAACAGTTTGTACTTCATAAAAATTTacagtatgaaaaaaaattagcagcagaccccacccccaccaaaaCTTGGAAACTTTCTGGTGCTTCTTTAgaatttagttcatttttacattttgtactAACATACAACAATTTGCCACCCGTTTGTCTCCGTGTGGTAGGAATGAACTAACCTAACGAGGACCTGTTTGACCTTCTGTTCGATGGATGCTCAAATGCACAGAAGCAGATTAGCAACTACTGTGTTGTTGGTTTAAGGCCAAATGTTTGCATCATAGCAGTCACTGAGAAAGTTAGTGTACCCATAACGCCTGAGCAAAGCTAAATCAACAAGGGTTCGACCAGGTTATGCATGTGAGTGATTTCTCACTAGCAGACAGTCTGATCAGAGCATACAGAGTTCCTGGTATGAAGTAGAGGGCTCTGCTTTCTTTAGCTcttta is a window encoding:
- the LOC115788460 gene encoding carcinoembryonic antigen-related cell adhesion molecule 1-like, translating into MAPFALKSLLFLLPFLGCCGAQEILPEGPVDALLGGTVTLKTLFNNQQYTVIIWNFNNGVREINIATVTAASVRVNTPYQGRVSVNSTNGFLTLASLTAADSGSYSISVVLPDGSTLPGEIKLRVVEPVSEVVIKSNLPEAIEYSSTVALTCTAKGSALSFKWTNGTTAIVDDGKRITLTRGDSSSTLTIGNVLRSDLTGPIYCTASNALTNKTSAPFNLTVYYGPDNVAITPANPPKFVESGSTFSLTCSAVSLPPASFKWFSNGSLMEATGPNLTLNVIEAHKITATTGFTCSAENAKTKRNATSAGVSFGVMKGITSAELKGPTGLLITGNSSANFSCQVTGGTVETVEWLKDGKPLSEDPRMVFSTDRRSVFITVLQKGDNGNFTCRARNAINSKDGVYTMVVNYGPEQPTVTGAKATEVNRQETLTCSAPSVPAARYTWKLNGTDTKVTTPVYSIQSASYKDSGTYTCEAYNIITGKTTTASHILSVKEEGSLDGLSDGAIAGIVIGVLAAVGVAIGLFFYCRQKVPVDSPY